One genomic segment of Clavelina lepadiformis chromosome 3, kaClaLepa1.1, whole genome shotgun sequence includes these proteins:
- the LOC143449533 gene encoding PAS domain-containing serine/threonine-protein kinase-like translates to MQSFLDKQQRVVRPGLQTTLQDSFEFNQSFPLLDRKKKKVDKFSPAVSHFAKFSGDELGSCSYSKKFRKFHDASNIDLEKSFSSVSESIKSLENSRLPLGASWTFSNLFDVTDKSHTLGNEKHLNKAVLTIDAESSAILTANKHACQLFGYTSTNLMDMKATKLFKKPMVGESQKEAFMHDVDNNHGNIVSLSGKVMEAIHAKGHEFAVSMWMKKFEQTERSCCILVLEPVVRITGTFTFNDKGHLITCDDEFARIHGYLSSLAFDGMHIDRLMPSYVLPQSGRKVTKAVRKQRVTSSMADGTQIPLSVYINSQEKNTNEVHYNATVWFFTNISGLLTFSEYGDILSVNSNFSLALLGYEASELKTKNISDLLPNIGSGNSHIDSLAVRLLSGNEGLNTPQTQATDDKDEISVTLGERLSENETANAQQSCDTFEILSTTHGCDNSMSSYVHISHQPQELTTPPSAPTNHTIDHINSLLLGECVPTATPTEKTASPTSSCTSKCAEGSGLSWVELTMNDDRVDKNKSSSVNVCAKSEMTDSLKKINLLLNGSLAHAEVLNGADQLPVDNELNTSTDSAVSCDVHGCRSQTSNEHRKSLERSPYSDYQSGDGSVGTAEDTNAPPKIQPVSKINSTVSLKNTHLDASTSRFQSSGNITSTPLELSSRSKSRTKFNFQEGQQPGNAKHKDGSLIAVQYEIRHIEECNIYCIWIGLDVDDNFASLTRCGSQTLNSSLNSTLPSLNASAVSGMLDMSLGAVIKQAAQRLDDSCATLAGFDDEDWHAVQGQFGDNYDVIKAVGNGAYGFVRIARKKKNRKEFVVKFIRKEKVLDECWVDDYETDSQIPLEIALLTKLEHPNIVQVLEFFENTRFFSMVMPKHGVSVIDLFEFIDREPRLDEALASYIFRQIVSAVYFLHMEGVVHRDIKDENVIIDESFCCKLIDFGSAAFFKPDKTFATFCGTIEYCSPEVLLGQRYEGPELEVWALGITLYTLVYGENPFHDIEETIEAILRPPSILSEELMSLMQAMLQPVPEHRCTMKDLADDFWINLPVDIREYSWDQVFPSASRRQLASCASVEESQEGSEDVENLSHQMKNWLKDQENLPLSRESKSPIDQSSRNIFPLTKRLENINLNHSI, encoded by the exons ATGCAAAGCTTTTTGG ATAAGCAACAAAGGGTTGTTAGACCTGGATTACAAACAACACTTCAAGATTCGTTTGAATTCAACCAATCATTTCCACTGCTTGatagaaagaagaaaaaagtaGACAAGTTTTCGCCTGCTGTCAGCcattttgctaaattttcag gTGATGAGTTAGGTTCTTGCAGTTACTCAAAAAAGTTCAGAAAATTTCATGATGCTTCTAACATTGACCTCGAAAAGTCCTTTTCATCAGTCTCTGAATCCATTAAATCCCTTGAAAATTCACG GTTGCCGCTTGGTGCTTCATGGACATTTAGCAATCTATTTGATGTGACTGATAAATCACATACACTTGGTAACGAGAAGCATTTAAACAAGGCTGTTTTAACTATTGATGCTGAATCATCAGCG attttgacAGCCAATAAACATGCATGTCAGCTATTTGGCTACACATCTACTAACTTGATGGATATGAAAGCtacaaagttatttaaaaaaccAATGGTTGGAGAATCGCAAAAGGAAGCATTTATGCACGACGTAGATAACAACCATGGAAATATTGTTTCCCTGTCAGGAAAAGTG ATGGAGGCGATTCATGCAAAAGGACATGAGTTTGCAGTTTCTATGTggatgaaaaagtttgaacaaaCCGAACGATCTTGTTGCATTTTGGTGTTAGAACCTGTTGTAAGAATCACTGGCACCTTTACGTTTAATGACAAA GGTCACTTAATTACTTGTGATGATGAATTTGCACGCATCCATGGCTACCTTAGCTCATTAGCCTTCGATGGAATGCATATTGATAGACTGATGCCTTCATATGTTTTACCACAATCTGGACGAAAAGTAACTAAA GCAGTGCGAAAACAAAGGGTTACAAGTTCTATGGCCGATGGAACTCAGATACCATTGTCTGTTTACATCAATTCACAGGAGAAAAATACTAACGAAG TTCACTACAATGCAACTGTTTGGTTCTTCACGAACATCAGTGGTTTGTTGACATTTTCCGAATACGGGGACATTCTCTCCGTGAACAGCAACTTCTCACTCGCATTACTCGGTTATGAAGCTTCAGAATTGAAAACCAAG aataTTTCCGACTTATTGCCAAACATAGGTAGCGGTAATTCTCACATTGATTCACTCGCAGTGAGGTTGTTATCAGGAAACGAGGGTCTCAACACCCCACAGACACAAGCAACTGATGATAA GGATGAAATATCTGTGACATTGGGAGAAAGACTTTCAGAGAATGAAACCGCCAATGCACAACAGAG CTGTGATACATTTGAAATATTATCAACAACACATGGTTGTGATAACAGCATGAGCAGCTACGTCCATATATCCCACCAACCTCAAGAACTCACAACCCCTCCTTCTGCACCCACAAATCACACCATTGACCACATAAACTCCCTACTGCTCGGAGAGTGTGTTCCCACTGCGACTCCCACAGAGAAGACAGCATCGCCGACATCTAGTTGTACTTCAAAGTGTGCTGAAGGAAGCGGTTTATCCTGGGTTGAACTCACAATGAATGACGACAGAGTAGACAAGAACAAATCTTCCTCTGTTAACGTCTGTGCTAAATCTGAAATGACAGACAGCTTGAAGAAAATAAATCTTCTTCTAAATGGAAGTTTAGCTCATGCGGAGGTCCTTAATG GTGCAGACCAGTTACCAGTGGACAATGAGTTGAACACAAGTACTGATTCTGCAGTATCCTGTGACGTTCACGGATGTAGATCCCAGACCTCAAACGAACATCGCAAATCGCTTGAAAGATCACCTTACTCTGATTACCAGTCTGGAGATGGTTCCGTTGGCACTGCTGAAGACACAAATGCTCCTCCAAAAATCCAGCCTGTCTCCAAGATCAACAGCACTGTGTCCCTGAAAAATACTCATCTGGATGCTTCGACGTCTCGTTTCCAAAGTTCCGGCAACATAACTTCAACTCCTCTCGAGCTGTCATCGAGGAGCAAATCTAGGACAAAGTTCAACTTCCAAGAAGGCCAACAACCTGGTAACGCAAAACACAAAGACGGATCATTAATAG CGGTTCAGTACGAAATTCGTCACATTGAGGAATGCAATATTTACTGCATTTGGATTGGCTTAGATGTCGATGATAACTTTGCTAGTTTAACTCGATGTGGTAGTCAGACTTTAAACAGCAGCCTTAACTCTACCCTCCCTTCGTTAAACGCATCTGCAGTCAGTGGCATGTTAGACATG TCGCTGGGTGCAGTAATCAAGCAAGCGGCTCAACGACTGGATGACAGCTGTGCGACCTTAGCCGGTTTCGACGACGAAGACTGGCACGCTGTACAGGGTCAATTCGGTgacaattatgacgtcattaaagcGGTCGGTAATGGAGCTTACGGGTTTGTGAGAATTGCgcgaaagaaaaaaaataggAAAGAG TTTGTAGTCAAGTTTATTcgcaaagaaaaagttttggaCGAATGTTGGGTGGACGATTATGAAACTGATTCACAGATTCCGTTGGAAATCGCCCTGCTCACCAA ATTGGAACATCCGAACATCGTCCAAGTTCTCGAATTTTTCGAGAACACTCGCTTCTTCAGTATGGTAATGCCCAAGCACGGAGTGTCGGTGATCGATTTATTTGAATTCATTGATCGCGAACCGAGACTCGACGAAGCTCTGGCCAGTTACATATTCAGACAG ATTGTATCAGCCGTTTATTTTCTCCACATGGAAGGAGTGGTGCATCGTGATATCAAGGATGAAAACGTCATCATAGACGAAAGCTTTTGCTGCAAACTGATCG ATTTCGGAAGTGCGGCTTTCTTTAAGCCGGACAAAACCTTTGCAACGTTCTGTGGAACTATTGAATACTGCTCGCCCGAAGTCCTCCTTGGTCAAAG GTACGAAGGACCGGAACTAGAAGTCTGGGCTCTAGGTATCACTCTGTACACGTTGGTTTATGGGGAAAACCCGTTCCACGATATCGAAGAAACCATCGAAGCGATATTAAGACCTCCGAGTATTTTGTCAGAAG AGTTGATGTCGCTCATGCAGGCGATGCTGCAGCCGGTACCAGAGCATCGATGCACCATGAAAGATCTTGCCGACGATTTTTGGATTAATCTGCCCGTCGACATTCGCGAATATTCCTGGGATCAAGTGTTTCCATCGG CATCACGCCGGCAATTGGCATCCTGTGCTTCCGTTGAAGAATCCCAAGAAGGATCGGAAGATGTTGAGAACCTCAGCCACCAGATGAAGAACTGGTTAAAAGATCAGGAAAATCTTCCGTTGTCTAGAGAATCAAAGTCTCCAATCGACCAATCCAGCAGAAACATCTTTCCTTTGACCAAGAGACTTGAAAACATCAACCTTAACCATTCCATATAA